The Polymorphobacter megasporae genome window below encodes:
- the mutL gene encoding DNA mismatch repair endonuclease MutL, with amino-acid sequence MPIRRLPDQLVNQIAAGEVVERPASALKELVENAIDAGARRIVVELAAGGVDYLQVADDGMGMDADDLRLAVERHATSKLPDGDLSAIATLGFRGEALPSIASVARLTLASRTREGTGWALTIDHGRVVADGPAARGAGTTVTVEGLFAQVPARRKFLKSIRSELGACVDVVRRLAMATPHVAFELRHDGRRLLSADAPDGGLLGGDGGDSPLPARLAALLGADFAENAVPIDLLRDELTLGGLAGLPTFSRGVPDHQFLFVNRRPVRDRLLVGAVRGAYQDLLARDRHPVVALFLDVPADFVDVNVHPAKTEVRFRDAALVRGMIVSGLRRALDAAGHRASTTVAVGALAAFQPGSPPAYPPTLPFAGASYAPPVWADGEASVHVADAHPAWFAPAARTEAPAAMNGFPMGVARAQVAGTYIVAETPDGMILVDQHAAHERLTLERMKAARAGGSVAAQALLLPQVVEIDENAAAHLVEHAADFAALGLDIEGFGPKAVLVRATPALLGAVDATALVRDLADDLAAFDAAPGLAERLDAVAATMACHGSVRAGRVLSVAEMNALLREMEVTPHSGQCNHGRPTWVKLARVDLEKLFGRR; translated from the coding sequence GTGCCGATCCGCCGCCTGCCCGACCAGCTCGTCAACCAGATCGCCGCCGGCGAGGTCGTCGAACGCCCGGCTTCGGCGTTGAAGGAACTCGTCGAGAACGCGATCGACGCCGGCGCACGCCGGATCGTCGTCGAACTCGCGGCGGGCGGGGTCGACTACCTCCAGGTCGCCGACGACGGCATGGGAATGGACGCCGACGATCTGCGGCTCGCGGTCGAGCGCCACGCGACGTCGAAGCTCCCCGATGGTGACCTGTCGGCGATCGCGACGCTCGGCTTCCGCGGCGAAGCGCTGCCGTCGATCGCGAGCGTCGCGCGGCTGACGCTCGCCAGCCGGACAAGGGAGGGCACGGGCTGGGCGCTGACGATCGACCACGGCCGCGTCGTCGCCGATGGCCCGGCGGCGCGCGGGGCGGGGACAACGGTGACAGTTGAAGGCCTGTTCGCGCAGGTCCCGGCGCGGCGTAAATTCCTCAAGTCGATCCGCTCCGAACTCGGCGCGTGCGTCGACGTCGTCCGGCGGCTGGCGATGGCGACCCCGCACGTCGCCTTCGAACTGCGCCACGACGGGCGGCGGCTGCTCAGCGCCGACGCGCCCGACGGCGGATTGCTCGGCGGCGATGGCGGCGACAGCCCGCTCCCGGCGCGGCTGGCGGCGCTGCTCGGAGCCGACTTCGCCGAGAATGCTGTGCCGATCGACCTGCTGCGCGACGAGCTGACCCTCGGCGGCCTCGCCGGGCTGCCGACCTTCAGCCGGGGCGTCCCCGACCACCAGTTTCTCTTCGTCAACCGCCGCCCGGTTCGCGACCGGCTCCTCGTCGGCGCGGTGCGCGGGGCGTACCAGGACCTGCTCGCGCGCGACCGCCACCCCGTCGTTGCGCTGTTCCTCGACGTCCCCGCAGATTTCGTCGACGTCAACGTCCACCCGGCGAAGACCGAAGTCCGCTTCCGCGACGCCGCGCTCGTCCGCGGGATGATCGTCTCGGGCCTCCGCCGCGCGCTCGATGCAGCCGGGCATCGCGCCAGCACGACCGTCGCGGTCGGCGCGCTCGCCGCGTTCCAGCCGGGATCGCCGCCTGCTTATCCGCCGACACTCCCGTTTGCCGGAGCTTCCTACGCTCCCCCGGTCTGGGCCGATGGCGAGGCGAGCGTCCACGTCGCCGACGCCCACCCCGCATGGTTCGCCCCCGCCGCACGCACCGAAGCCCCCGCCGCGATGAACGGCTTCCCGATGGGGGTCGCGCGCGCGCAGGTCGCGGGGACGTACATCGTCGCCGAGACTCCCGACGGCATGATCCTCGTCGACCAGCACGCCGCGCACGAGCGGCTGACGCTCGAACGGATGAAGGCCGCGCGTGCAGGGGGCAGCGTCGCCGCGCAGGCGCTCCTGCTGCCCCAGGTCGTCGAAATCGATGAGAACGCCGCCGCACACCTCGTCGAACACGCCGCCGACTTCGCCGCGTTGGGCCTCGATATCGAGGGCTTCGGCCCAAAAGCGGTCCTCGTCCGCGCCACCCCCGCACTGCTCGGCGCCGTCGACGCCACCGCGCTCGTCCGCGACCTCGCCGACGACCTCGCCGCCTTCGACGCCGCCCCGGGATTGGCCGAACGCCTCGACGCGGTCGCCGCGACAATGGCGTGCCACGGCAGCGTGCGGGCAGGGCGGGTGCTGTCGGTCGCCGAGATGAACGCGTTGCTGCGCGAGATGGAGGTCACGCCGCATTCGGGGCAATGCAATCACGGGCGGCCGACGTGGGTGAAACTCGCGCGGGTCGATCTGGAGAAACTGTTCGGGCGGCGGTGA
- a CDS encoding glutamate carboxypeptidase: protein MTRLKLIVLPLALALSAPALAASNPLMAAATAARADHLKLLEEVVNIDSGTGDVEGGRKVGAVFVARLKALGASVETVPAEAPGLPENIVATVKGTGKTRILMIGHLDTVFGPGTVAKWPFKILGDRATGPGVGDEKGGVVEGIKALELLRDAKFTDFASITLLIETSEERGSPGTRKLIDRLLSTADVELNLEPGDAPDKVTVWRKSSTVVMIDVTGKAAHAGVAPQDGHNAAVELLHQLEGYAKFPHTGDQTTVNLTLLAAGTRNNIVPDHASATFSVRARTPQANDVVLAQLEANAKTIAVPGTTVKILHEPAYPPLANNPATDALAVRAGAIYAGIGRTLGTGGNGGASESAMAAAKGVPALDGLGPVGGKFHSDGEYIDLTTLTPRLYLLAALIEELGTKGVR, encoded by the coding sequence GTGACTAGACTGAAGCTGATCGTGCTGCCGCTGGCTCTCGCCCTCTCGGCTCCGGCGCTCGCGGCCTCTAATCCGCTGATGGCGGCCGCGACCGCCGCGCGGGCCGATCATCTCAAGCTACTCGAAGAGGTCGTCAACATCGATTCCGGAACCGGCGACGTCGAGGGCGGGCGCAAGGTCGGGGCGGTGTTCGTTGCGCGGTTGAAAGCCCTTGGGGCGAGCGTCGAGACGGTGCCGGCCGAGGCTCCCGGACTGCCCGAAAACATCGTCGCGACGGTCAAGGGGACCGGCAAGACGCGGATCCTGATGATCGGGCATCTCGATACGGTGTTCGGCCCCGGCACCGTCGCCAAATGGCCGTTCAAGATCCTCGGGGATCGCGCGACCGGGCCGGGCGTCGGCGACGAGAAGGGCGGGGTGGTCGAGGGGATCAAGGCGCTCGAATTGCTCCGCGACGCGAAGTTCACCGATTTTGCCAGCATCACCCTGCTGATCGAGACGAGCGAGGAGCGCGGCTCACCGGGGACGCGGAAGCTGATCGACCGGCTGCTGTCGACCGCCGACGTCGAGTTGAACCTCGAACCCGGCGACGCGCCCGACAAGGTCACCGTCTGGCGCAAGAGCTCGACGGTGGTGATGATCGACGTGACCGGTAAGGCGGCGCACGCCGGGGTGGCGCCGCAGGATGGGCACAATGCCGCGGTCGAGTTGCTCCACCAGCTTGAAGGATATGCGAAGTTTCCGCACACCGGCGACCAGACGACGGTCAACCTGACGCTGCTTGCGGCGGGAACGCGCAACAACATCGTCCCCGACCACGCATCCGCGACGTTCAGCGTCCGTGCGCGGACACCGCAAGCGAACGACGTGGTGCTGGCGCAGCTCGAGGCGAACGCGAAGACGATCGCGGTGCCGGGGACGACGGTCAAGATCCTCCACGAGCCCGCCTATCCGCCGCTCGCGAACAACCCGGCGACCGATGCGCTCGCGGTGCGCGCGGGCGCGATTTACGCAGGCATCGGGCGGACGCTCGGGACGGGGGGCAACGGCGGCGCGTCGGAATCGGCGATGGCGGCGGCGAAGGGCGTGCCGGCGCTGGATGGGCTGGGGCCGGTCGGAGGCAAGTTCCACTCGGACGGCGAGTATATCGACCTGACGACGCTGACCCCGCGCCTGTATCTGCTGGCTGCGTTGATCGAGGAGTTGGGGACGAAGGGGGTTCGCTAA
- a CDS encoding 2-isopropylmalate synthase encodes MTDQIRIFDTTLRDGEQSPGCSMNLEEKLRVAAQLEALGVDIIEAGFAIASEGDFEAVREVARQCQRATVASLARASLGDIDRAWAAVKFARAPRIHTFIAVSPLHMRVKLNMAPDAVLEAIRTSVSHARNLCPDVEWSAEDATRSDPDFLARAIEIAINAGARTINLPDTVGYATPETYGAMFRDMLNRVPNADQSVFSTHCHNDLGLAVANTLAAVMAGARQVEATVNGIGERAGNAAVEEIAMALRVRHDVMPYMTGVVTSEITRASRMVSGITGMAVQANKAIVGANAFAHESGIHQDGMIKDASTYEIMTPESVGQGATNLVLGKHSGRAAFRQKLDELGYTLSDNEFGDAFKRFKDLADAKKAIWDEDIVALVDDEVLRGHDAIQLVEVEVYCGSNGPQRAVLTLSVDGVETTAAVKGNGPVDALFAAIRKIVPHDAATLQLYQVHAVTQGTDAQAEVSVMLAENGRTVRGTGADVDTLVASARAYVNALNKLMVKRGRSALEGLAAAG; translated from the coding sequence ATGACCGACCAAATCCGTATATTCGACACGACATTGCGCGACGGCGAACAGTCGCCCGGCTGTTCGATGAACCTCGAGGAAAAGCTCCGCGTCGCGGCGCAACTCGAGGCCTTGGGCGTCGACATCATCGAGGCGGGCTTCGCCATCGCTTCGGAGGGTGACTTCGAGGCGGTTCGCGAGGTCGCGCGCCAGTGCCAACGCGCCACCGTCGCCAGCCTCGCGCGTGCCTCGCTCGGCGACATCGACCGGGCATGGGCGGCGGTCAAGTTTGCCCGCGCGCCGCGCATCCACACCTTCATCGCGGTCTCGCCGCTGCACATGCGGGTCAAGCTGAACATGGCCCCCGACGCCGTACTCGAAGCGATCCGCACGTCGGTCAGCCATGCGCGCAACCTGTGCCCCGACGTCGAATGGTCGGCCGAAGACGCGACACGGTCGGACCCCGACTTCCTCGCCCGCGCAATCGAGATTGCGATCAATGCTGGCGCGCGGACGATCAACCTGCCCGACACCGTCGGCTACGCCACCCCCGAAACCTACGGCGCAATGTTCCGCGACATGCTGAACCGCGTCCCCAACGCCGATCAGTCGGTGTTCTCGACGCATTGCCACAACGACCTCGGCCTCGCAGTGGCGAATACGCTTGCCGCCGTCATGGCGGGGGCGCGACAGGTCGAGGCGACGGTCAACGGCATCGGCGAGCGTGCCGGCAACGCCGCGGTCGAAGAGATAGCGATGGCGCTCCGCGTCCGCCACGACGTCATGCCGTACATGACCGGGGTCGTGACGTCGGAGATCACACGCGCGAGCCGTATGGTCAGCGGCATCACCGGCATGGCGGTCCAGGCGAACAAGGCGATCGTCGGCGCCAACGCCTTTGCCCACGAGAGCGGCATCCATCAGGACGGGATGATCAAGGACGCTTCGACCTACGAGATCATGACCCCCGAGAGTGTCGGCCAGGGTGCGACCAACCTCGTCCTCGGCAAGCATTCGGGGCGCGCCGCGTTTCGCCAGAAGCTCGACGAGCTCGGCTATACGCTGTCGGACAATGAGTTCGGCGATGCCTTCAAGCGCTTCAAGGACCTCGCCGACGCCAAGAAGGCGATCTGGGACGAAGACATCGTCGCGCTGGTCGACGACGAAGTCTTGCGCGGCCACGACGCGATCCAGCTTGTCGAGGTCGAGGTCTATTGCGGCAGCAACGGCCCGCAGCGCGCGGTGCTGACGCTGTCGGTCGACGGCGTCGAGACCACTGCCGCGGTCAAGGGCAACGGCCCGGTCGACGCGCTGTTCGCCGCGATCCGCAAGATCGTCCCCCACGACGCCGCGACGCTGCAACTGTATCAGGTCCACGCCGTGACGCAGGGCACCGACGCACAGGCCGAAGTCAGCGTGATGCTCGCGGAAAACGGCCGGACTGTGCGCGGGACCGGTGCGGACGTCGACACGCTGGTCGCGAGCGCGCGGGCGTATGTGAACGCGCTCAACAAGCTGATGGTCAAGCGCGGGCGGAGTGCGCTCGAGGGGCTGGCGGCGGCGGGTTAG
- a CDS encoding PEPxxWA-CTERM sorting domain-containing protein, giving the protein MIATAATIDAVWKAAGPRDTIKLSGTFGLTRLQYKSSAKGMTLDATGAVFTDTLVINKVDGLNVIGGKFGATGGAPTKYGRAVVVYGGSNISFKQPVVVGDAGGQGIAFSDTVNATVKQGTFSGLHAAITFNHVTNGYLRSNAITGATSDGIDIADSHNVTATYNSCSAGAPAAGAHPDCIQLWSVAGHAVQSDITIEHNVATGPTQGFTSFDPAKGGGLRISIIANRVATTFSQGIACYACVDSNISYNKVTTLAGALHMTNINIIGGSDNIVIGNTIGALPKTAHLAQLALAPFDARLDASGIFDGGGAPGASVGAVPEPAAWLSMIVGFGVVGAATRRSRRLATA; this is encoded by the coding sequence TTGATTGCCACCGCCGCAACAATCGACGCGGTGTGGAAAGCCGCCGGTCCGCGGGATACGATCAAACTTAGTGGCACGTTTGGCCTCACCCGGCTGCAGTATAAGTCGTCGGCAAAGGGCATGACCCTCGATGCGACCGGCGCAGTATTCACCGATACACTGGTGATCAACAAGGTCGACGGCCTCAATGTCATCGGCGGCAAGTTCGGCGCGACTGGCGGCGCGCCGACCAAATACGGTCGCGCCGTCGTCGTTTATGGCGGCAGCAATATCTCGTTCAAGCAGCCGGTGGTTGTCGGGGACGCGGGCGGCCAGGGCATCGCCTTCAGCGATACGGTCAATGCCACGGTCAAGCAGGGGACATTTTCGGGGCTCCACGCCGCGATTACATTCAACCACGTGACCAACGGCTATCTTAGAAGCAATGCCATCACCGGTGCGACGTCCGACGGCATCGATATCGCCGACAGTCACAATGTCACGGCGACGTACAACAGTTGCAGCGCGGGAGCGCCCGCCGCCGGAGCGCATCCCGACTGCATCCAGTTGTGGAGCGTCGCCGGCCATGCCGTGCAGTCGGACATCACGATCGAACACAATGTCGCGACCGGTCCGACGCAGGGGTTCACGTCGTTCGACCCAGCAAAGGGGGGTGGCCTGCGCATCTCGATCATCGCCAACCGGGTCGCGACGACCTTTTCGCAGGGGATCGCCTGCTACGCCTGCGTCGACAGCAATATCAGCTACAACAAGGTCACGACGCTGGCCGGCGCTTTGCATATGACGAATATCAATATCATCGGTGGCAGCGACAACATCGTCATTGGTAATACGATCGGCGCGCTGCCCAAAACTGCGCATCTAGCGCAGCTCGCGCTCGCGCCGTTCGACGCGCGCCTCGACGCAAGTGGCATATTCGACGGTGGAGGGGCGCCGGGGGCAAGCGTCGGTGCCGTCCCTGAGCCGGCCGCGTGGCTTAGCATGATCGTCGGCTTTGGTGTCGTCGGAGCCGCCACCCGGCGATCGCGGCGGCTGGCCACCGCCTGA
- a CDS encoding DUF2721 domain-containing protein, giving the protein MVGTVDAISHNIQLAVAPVFLLTGIASVLNVLTNRLGRVIDRARKVEAEISGYDLDTKRRATRELTMLNRRMTAAHWAIGLCTLSALFVCIVVAILFVGDVIPGHVSQTVAPLFILVMVLLIAGLLLFLFEVQIATRSVRIRAEMLDR; this is encoded by the coding sequence TTGGTTGGAACCGTCGATGCGATCTCGCACAATATTCAGCTCGCGGTCGCGCCGGTGTTCCTGCTCACGGGCATTGCCTCGGTGCTCAACGTCCTGACCAACCGGCTCGGGCGGGTGATCGACCGGGCGCGTAAGGTCGAGGCGGAGATTTCGGGATACGATCTCGACACAAAACGCCGCGCCACGCGCGAACTTACCATGCTCAATCGCCGGATGACCGCCGCGCACTGGGCGATCGGGCTGTGCACGCTGTCGGCGCTGTTCGTGTGCATCGTTGTCGCGATCCTGTTCGTCGGCGACGTCATTCCCGGGCACGTCTCGCAGACAGTCGCACCGCTCTTCATCCTCGTGATGGTACTCCTGATCGCGGGGCTCCTGCTCTTCCTCTTCGAGGTCCAGATCGCGACGCGCTCGGTGCGTATCCGGGCGGAGATGCTCGACCGCTAA
- a CDS encoding right-handed parallel beta-helix repeat-containing protein translates to MIKFVKHGALICAMVVSLPANAAVLYATADNISNIWKSAGEGDTIKLSGVFANTVALQNKTVSSAITIDATQATFTGTLKFQAVSGVHVVGGTFDATGGPNAYGKAIVVYSSSNISFDQTNVVSAVSYPEAGIAFQDVTNGTVTNSTFTNVGVGVGVSGSNHITLTGNKVVGSTKDGFDIFDNHFVLVANNSCSGSQPSAGAHPDCVQVASTAGHAPASDIKVIDNIATGNTQGFTSFIGKADGAERITISGNIVNTSFSQGIACYSCVDSFITGNYIAADPTAAHWVAVNVVGGTDNVVSSNSWLTGGVYLPTDYASAYFQLTGTTYTVQPADASSGSRWSDGSPASGMVPEPAEWMLMILGFGLVGIVRRRREALSFV, encoded by the coding sequence ATGATTAAATTTGTTAAGCACGGCGCGTTGATTTGCGCGATGGTCGTTTCTCTTCCCGCAAATGCCGCGGTGCTCTACGCGACGGCGGACAACATCTCCAATATCTGGAAGTCGGCCGGCGAGGGCGATACGATCAAATTGTCGGGCGTCTTTGCCAACACCGTCGCCTTGCAGAACAAGACGGTGTCGAGCGCGATCACGATCGATGCGACGCAGGCGACCTTCACCGGGACCCTCAAGTTTCAGGCGGTCAGCGGCGTCCATGTCGTCGGCGGGACCTTCGATGCGACCGGCGGCCCGAATGCTTACGGTAAGGCGATCGTCGTCTACAGCAGCAGCAACATCTCCTTCGACCAGACGAACGTCGTCAGCGCGGTCAGCTACCCCGAAGCCGGGATAGCATTTCAGGACGTGACCAATGGCACGGTGACGAATTCGACCTTTACCAACGTCGGCGTCGGCGTCGGCGTATCCGGGTCGAACCATATCACCCTGACCGGCAACAAGGTTGTCGGCTCGACAAAAGACGGTTTCGATATCTTCGACAACCATTTTGTCCTCGTCGCGAACAATAGCTGCAGCGGCAGTCAGCCGTCGGCAGGGGCACATCCGGACTGTGTCCAGGTGGCAAGTACTGCGGGACACGCCCCTGCATCCGACATCAAAGTGATCGACAATATTGCGACCGGAAATACGCAAGGATTTACTTCGTTTATCGGCAAGGCGGATGGGGCGGAGCGGATCACGATCTCGGGCAACATCGTCAACACATCGTTTTCGCAGGGCATCGCCTGTTACTCATGCGTCGATAGTTTCATCACCGGCAATTATATCGCGGCAGACCCTACCGCAGCGCATTGGGTTGCCGTCAACGTGGTCGGCGGGACGGACAACGTCGTGAGCAGCAACTCGTGGCTGACCGGCGGGGTATATCTGCCGACCGATTACGCATCCGCATATTTCCAGCTGACCGGCACCACATATACGGTGCAGCCCGCGGACGCGTCGTCCGGGTCGCGCTGGTCCGACGGATCGCCGGCCAGTGGCATGGTTCCGGAACCCGCCGAGTGGATGCTGATGATCCTCGGCTTTGGTCTGGTCGGCATCGTCCGTCGCCGCCGAGAGGCGCTGTCGTTCGTTTGA
- the ilvC gene encoding ketol-acid reductoisomerase codes for MRVYYDSDADIGLIKTKKIAIVGYGSQGHAHAQNLRDSGVTDVVVALRPGSATAAKAEGAGFKVMSNAEAAAYADIVMVLAPDEHQAGIYADDLAANLKPGSALAFAHGLNIHFQLIEPRDDIDVFMIAPKGPGHTVRSEYVRGGGVPCLIAVHQDATGNAHDVGLSYASAIGGGRSGIIETSFREECETDLFGEQAVLCGGLTHLIQAGFETLTEAGYAPEMAYFECLHEVKLIVDLMYEGGIANMRYSISNTAEYGDITTGPRIITSDTKAEMKRVLADIQGGRFVKNFILDNRAGQPELKAARKAAAAHPIEEVGSKLRAMMPWIGKNALVDKAKN; via the coding sequence ATGCGCGTCTACTACGACTCCGATGCCGACATCGGCCTGATCAAGACCAAGAAGATCGCCATCGTCGGCTACGGCTCACAGGGCCACGCCCATGCCCAGAACCTGCGCGACAGCGGCGTCACCGACGTCGTCGTCGCGCTGCGTCCGGGCTCGGCGACCGCCGCCAAGGCCGAGGGTGCTGGGTTTAAGGTCATGTCGAACGCCGAGGCGGCGGCCTATGCCGACATCGTCATGGTCCTCGCCCCCGACGAGCATCAGGCGGGCATCTATGCCGACGACCTTGCCGCGAACCTCAAGCCGGGCAGCGCGCTCGCCTTCGCCCACGGGCTCAATATCCATTTCCAGCTGATCGAGCCGCGCGACGATATCGACGTCTTCATGATCGCGCCAAAGGGCCCCGGCCACACCGTCCGCTCCGAATATGTCCGCGGCGGCGGCGTGCCATGCCTGATCGCGGTCCATCAGGACGCGACCGGCAACGCGCATGACGTCGGGTTGAGCTATGCCTCGGCGATCGGCGGCGGGCGCTCGGGGATCATCGAGACGAGCTTCCGCGAGGAATGCGAGACCGACCTGTTCGGCGAGCAGGCGGTCCTGTGCGGCGGCCTGACCCACCTCATCCAGGCGGGCTTCGAGACGCTGACCGAAGCCGGCTACGCCCCCGAGATGGCGTATTTCGAGTGCCTCCACGAGGTCAAGCTGATCGTCGACCTGATGTACGAGGGCGGCATCGCCAACATGCGCTACTCGATCTCGAACACGGCCGAGTACGGCGACATCACCACCGGCCCGCGGATCATCACGTCGGACACCAAGGCCGAGATGAAGCGCGTCCTCGCCGACATCCAGGGCGGACGCTTCGTCAAGAACTTCATCCTCGACAACCGTGCCGGCCAGCCCGAACTGAAGGCGGCGCGCAAGGCCGCCGCAGCGCATCCGATCGAGGAGGTCGGGTCGAAGCTGCGCGCGATGATGCCGTGGATCGGCAAGAACGCGCTGGTCGATAAAGCGAAGAACTAA
- a CDS encoding lysozyme inhibitor LprI family protein, which produces MTRYASLFALILLAATPLPASADAIFDRCNAATKAVTDSDLAPCGSAWVAREEVRLKLAWKRALDEVDGARSEQGKALLDEQRAWIAFKDKACRRYDVMSAGTLGRFHDAYVCRAQIIGDRINELGGLRGDGLS; this is translated from the coding sequence GTGACACGCTACGCGTCGCTTTTTGCCTTGATCCTGCTCGCTGCCACGCCCCTGCCGGCCAGCGCCGACGCGATCTTTGATCGCTGCAACGCGGCGACGAAGGCAGTGACCGACTCCGATCTGGCTCCGTGCGGCAGTGCCTGGGTCGCTCGGGAGGAGGTTCGGCTGAAGCTTGCGTGGAAGCGTGCGCTCGACGAGGTCGATGGTGCCAGGTCGGAACAGGGCAAGGCGCTGCTCGACGAGCAACGCGCGTGGATTGCGTTCAAGGACAAGGCGTGTCGCCGCTACGACGTCATGTCGGCGGGCACGCTTGGCCGCTTTCACGATGCCTATGTGTGCCGCGCCCAGATCATCGGCGACCGTATCAATGAATTGGGCGGCCTTCGCGGCGACGGCCTGAGCTAA